A stretch of DNA from Lycium ferocissimum isolate CSIRO_LF1 chromosome 4, AGI_CSIRO_Lferr_CH_V1, whole genome shotgun sequence:
TGTTGGTTTTGCTCTTTCATAACAAATTAATTAAGAGCTTACTCTTTTTTCCCCTCTCAATTGctgctaatcttagctaaaagatggcataattaaattagaatatatattagcttgTTGCTACATTGAAAATAGAATACTATGTAAGTCaagattgtgtttgatagacacacttgaggacgagttcagaggttcaataggaacaacacttagttaagatgtcaaaatggaaaaaagggaCAAGTTCGGGGGCAAATGCATTAAGCCTAAAAAAAATAGTGTTCGCCTATTAGCAGTTAAGCAATTACATATCTTGCATGACTTATGTCTTATTATATACTCCTATACTGTTAAATCCATTGTTGaattagtgtttttttccacaTGTTATTGACTGTACCCACTGCTCTTATCAATAAGTCATTGCAAAATTCTATATCCTGATTCTCCTCGCCTTTAATTTGCCTTTCTGCTTAGTTGAGTGAAATGTCGAATATTTGTTTATTGGACCACAGAAAGTTCCCCATTGGATAAATCCAATCCAACTCATCAGATGCTTAATTCCTACTTGATTGATACATCAACATTCATTGATACAAGAAAGTCACTTTCTACAATTGGGAATTTATATCAAGATTTTTCCTTATCCGACTTGATTCTCTATACACCTAGcttcttccatatttccttaGATTTCATGTCTAGCAATAGCAGTGATAACAAGAAATGACTGAACTATCATCAACGAGAAAAGCCGTACAACGacacgtccttttttttttcagtatAAGATAAGAATCTTTTCTTAGTTTCTCATCCGGCAGTTGGCACTTACTTTTATTTTGGTTAAAATTCTATTTTGAGAATAACACGCTCCATATCAAAGGCAATAAAATCTCATTCTTAAGGCTCAAACCTGAAATTTCGAAGAAACCATGGAGTAGTACTTATATTCGTACCCAATACCCATCACAATCGTTGATAGTTATGAGATAAGAATCATTATCGCGCATCATGAAACTTTTTCCCCCATGTGGTGCCAATGTATATGCATCAGCTGAAACAAATGCTCTCACGAGATTCTGCAACCAcaatccaaatatatatatcttctgaCGGTGTTAATTTATTTGcctaaaacagaaaaaaaggcCGACGCTAAAGAAATATTCATAATAGGCACCATCATCAGAACATAGAGTATAATACTTGTGAAATATATGTCTTTATTATAATGAAAAGCATGCATGTTTAACCACTTCTATTTTTCAGATATTGGATGTCCCATAAGGGACAACAATTATGTCATGTTGCTAAAATCTCTATGGAATAGTGAACCGAAATGGATTTGATAAAGTTTACTCCAACTTGATATACTCTTGTCCCCGCTCATGGGTTGTATAACGGCTCTTAAATGATGTATAAAGGTTTTGGGTTGATAAATTCTTATGCATGAGGCGTCGAGTTACGTTAGGAGGAGTCTCAATGGATTAGGGGGCCTAAAGCGAAATCTTAGTTTTAGACctcaaaattatatatttgacttttttatcttttaaccTTATAAATGCAAAGATTCTAATTAATACATTTTGTTATAATCAACTTCTTAtaagtaatatattttttttgatagaATATATTGAGCAGAGTATTATTTTCTAATTATACAATTTCGTCTGGAACTTTCCGTTCAAAATTGAGTATAAAACATTAATATGGAGCTAATTAGCTAAAAGCAGGTACAAAATCCGTTGTAAGATGATAATAAATTCAATCTGAAAAGTGAATATGAGTAATGAAACATAAAAtagtttaagaataaaacttcCTGGTATTTATACCAAACTAGAGTAATTTATCATATTTAAGTCCTCAAGTAAAGCCAAATTTGATTTTAGTAAATTACAGACTGTAAAGGCATGTTCACGTGTTCATTAATTTGGTGTAAAAATCGAATGTGAGTAAACTTTTACAATGACAATGATTGTTGACGAAGCTGGCAATAAATAGTTGATCTAAATTGGGTACTACTTGTCATTAATAATAAGCATAATATTCATTTAAATtttgatggaatatttaaaataaaatctcaaatgtatataatatatgggGGCTTATATATTTTGGGGCCTACGGCAATGGCGTTAGTGGCCCAGGGGTCAAGCCGCCCCTTGTTACGTTATCCTATTATGAGAGTCAATTTGTAgctttttataagaaaatagtactgtacaaattatatttatgatttttttaataagaaatctttatatttataaaagaacCCGAAATACCACATAAAGTCTCTTTATATTGTTAATTTCTTCTCTTCAGATTCTAAGGACTATATTCACACATTACCTAGCTAAAAGTTTACTTTTGCATTGACATCCAACGTAgtagaataaaaaaaatctaatttgtAGTAGCTTCTTTTGGGATGCTTTCTCCAATCATGTAGAGTCACGGAAGTCTATATATATGTCTCCATTTCTCCTCACCTTAAAACTCAAAGTATCTCAACAAAAACCACCAATCTCCAAAGCTAGCTAAAACAACACTTATTTACATTTCTACTAGTTGAAATTCACAACAAATTAATGGAGAGAGTAAGCAAAATGGTAGCTGAAAAGCCAGTAGTTATATTCAGCAAGAGTTGTTGTTGCATGAGCTTCTCCATTAAGTCTCTCTTCTCGGACCTTGGCGTTAACACGACGGTTTACGAGCTCGATGAGATGCAACGTGGCCGTGAGATAGAGGCGGCGCTTTCGACACTTGGCTGCAATCCAACGGTTCCGGCAGTGTTCATTGGTGGCCAAATGGTGGGTGGAGAAAGTGAGGTGATGAGTCTTCATCTACAAGGGGCCTTAAAACCTAAACTCAAAACTGCAGGAGCTTTGTGGGTTTAATAACCTAAAATAGAAATAATCATATGGTGAAAAAGGAATAACAATGATCATGGTGATGCTTTTGTTCTGTTTTTTTGAGAATAATACTCCTGGTTAGAGTTTGGAAACTAATTAGGAGACCAACTATAATAAAGATTGTGGTGGTGTGCTAAGTACTCTTCCATTCTTAAGTAGAGATTTCATGTTCGAATTATAAGTGTGAAATCGTCTTTTATCAGTGAGAGTTTTATATATGGGTCTTCTAgagtgaggaaaaaaaaaaaaaacctactaTTTAGGAGTACTACTTTTagaatgaaaaaggagaaagaaaaaacgTGTGTATAAGAATTTAACTTACATGCACTAACAATGTAAAGGATTAATGTTGTATCAATAATTtgtgttattttgttgaaacaGGTTGcctactttatttttttaagtaaatAGTATTCCTCCATattacttttccttttgttaTGTCCAAAAAGAgtgtatttttctatatttagtaagttggaAATTCTGGAAATTCAAACATCCTATATGACAAGTTTAAAACTGCAAGATTCAAAGGACAGTTTAGTACATTACAACacgaccacaagattcaaaagtctccttTTATGCCTTAAACTAGTTTTAGCGTACGTGTCAATAAATCAATCAATTTatacaaaaagaataaattatgtaaaataatattgaatgttaaaaaaaaaactgttctTCAAAAATATTGCTCATAGATATAGTATTAAAAAGTTATGTTATTTATCTAGAATACAATTGGAGTACCATTAGGATGTCACTTGCCAATTGCCATAATACTTCAAAGAATGTATACGAATTTTTTATTAATGTTTAATTGGCCTTTTTAACGATTtatgtaaggcaaacttttaatttATTCTTAAGTCCTAAATTTAAAGTACATAATCCAAATAAGGATACATTTAATAACCAAAATTTCAATAGATTTTCAAGTTCTAAATATTatgaaataattaaatgacTAT
This window harbors:
- the LOC132051843 gene encoding monothiol glutaredoxin-S3-like, translated to MERVSKMVAEKPVVIFSKSCCCMSFSIKSLFSDLGVNTTVYELDEMQRGREIEAALSTLGCNPTVPAVFIGGQMVGGESEVMSLHLQGALKPKLKTAGALWV